One window of the Suricata suricatta isolate VVHF042 chromosome 7, meerkat_22Aug2017_6uvM2_HiC, whole genome shotgun sequence genome contains the following:
- the BTN1A1 gene encoding butyrophilin subfamily 1 member A1 isoform X1 — MAAFPNPCLPACLLVLTLFRLSRPDSAPFHVIGPAEPVVAAVGDDAELPCHLSPGASAERTELRWLRGAAAVLAAAYRGRATLADGHLAAGRVAVRIHRVRAADDGEYRCLFWQDGRSAEASVRLKVAALGSDPHIHMEVQESGAIWLECTSAGWYPEPQVQWRTSEGETFPSASESRNPDEEGLFTVAASVTIRDTSVKNVSCHFRNLLLGQEKEVGVSIPAPFFPRLPPWMVAVAVILMVLGLLTIGSIFCTWRLYRERSIQRRDEFSSTEKLLEELKWKKATLHAVDVTLDPDTAHPHLFLYEDSKSVRLEDSRQKLPEKPQRFDSWPCVLGRETFTSGRHFWEVEVGDRADWAVGVCRENVVKKGFDPMTPENGFWAVELYGNGYWALTPQRTPLPLAGPPQRVGVFLDYESGDVSFYNMASGAPIYTFSKAAFSGPLRPFFCLWSCGKKPLTICPATGGPERVTVVVDAKDSTKAIPLSPIREDPASGDTDTLHSKLIPTQPSQGAP, encoded by the exons ATGGCAGCTTTTCCAAACCCCTGCCTCCCCGCGTGCCTGCTCGTCCTCACTTTGTTCCGACTGTCCCGGCCGGATTCGG CCCCCTTCCACGTGATCGGCCCCGCGGAGCCCGTCGTGGCCGCGGTGGGGGACGACGCCGAGCTGCCTTGCCACCTGTCCCCAGGCGCGAGCGCCGAGCGCACGGAGCTGCGCTGGCTCCGCGGGGCGGCGGCGGTGCTG GCGGCCGCGTACCGCGGCAGGGCCACGCTGGCGGACGGCCACCTCGCGGCCGGGCGCGTCGCCGTGCGCATACACCGGGTCCGGGCGGCGGACGACGGCGAGTACCGGTGCCTCTTCTGGCAGGACGGCCGCTCCGCCGAGGCCAGCGTTCGCCTGAAGGTGGCGG CTCTGGGCTCTGACCCTCACATCCATATGGAAGTTCAAGAAAGCGGAGCGATCTGGCTGGAGTGCACCTCAGCAGGGTGGTACCCAGAGCCCCAGGTGCAGTGGAGAACTTCCGAGGGGGAGACGTTTCCATCCGCATCAGAGTCTAGGAATCCAGACGAAGAGGGCCTGTTCACTGTGGCCGCTTCCGTGACCATCCGGGACACTTCCGTGAAGAATGTATCCTGCCACTTCCGGAACCTCCTTCTGGGCCAGGAGAAGGAAGTAGGGGTTTCCATACCAG CTCCCTTCTTCCCACGGCTGCCTCCCTGGATGGTGGCAGTGGCTGTCATCTTGATGGTCCTGGGACTTCTCACAATTGGGTCCATATTTTGCACTTGGAGACTATACAGGGAAAGATCCATACAGAGGAGGGATGAATTCAGCTCTACAG agaaactCCTGGAAGAGCTCA AATGGAAGAAGGCCACCCTGCACGCAG tcGACGTGACTCTGGATCCAGATaccgcccacccccacctctttttGTATGAGGATTCAAAATCTGTCCGACTGGAAGATTCGCGCCAGAAACTGCCCGAGAAGCCGCAGAGATTTGACTCCTGGCCTTGTGTGTTGGGTCGGGAGACCTTCACGTCGGGGCGACATTtctgggaggtggaggtgggggacagggcCGACTGGGCGGTCGGGGTGTGCAGGGAGAATGTGGTGAAGAAAGGGTTCGACCCCATGACTCCCGAGAACGGGTTCTGGGCTGTGGAGTTGTATGGGAACGGGTACTGGGCGCTCACCCCACAGCGGACCCCCCTCCCGTTGGCAGGACCCCCCCAGCGGGTTGGGGTTTTCCTGGACTATGAATCAGGAGATGTCTCCTTCTACAATATGGCCAGTGGAGCCCCCATCTATACTTTCTCCAAGGCCGCCTTCTCTGGTCCCCTTCGGCCTTTCTTCTGCCTGTGGTCTTGTGGTAAAAAGCCCCTGACCATCTGCCCAGCCACTGGTGGGCCGGAGAGAGTCACAGTAGTTGTGGATGCCAAGGACTCCACTAAGGCGATCCCACTGTCCCCCATCCGGGAGGACCCTGCCTCTGGGGACACAGATACGCTCCACTCTAAGCTGATCCCTACCCAGCCCAGCCAAGGGGCGCCTTAG